A region of Sphingomonas sp. DNA encodes the following proteins:
- a CDS encoding ShlB/FhaC/HecB family hemolysin secretion/activation protein, whose translation MCRISLGALALAGFAGAAGAQTSTPIDRERVDRAQPVAPAVAEEPAQAPAAAIRIATGEAADAAPIRSVRFEGSDVPAIVAGAARTFIGRPASRATLQGLADAMSRAYGRSPVALFTIAIPEQDLASGDILVMVAEGHVEAVVLTGEVEGRALELVTAYADRLTRERPTSRRVLERHLSLIRDIPGLTTRARLEMGDTPGGVRLILALDYRRPTLSFSFDNRTTRLVRDGQVQASARGYGLLREGDETQVNAAASVDFDDYVYLGASHSTPVGREGTRLAGSVGYLVTRPAATGRTGEAVSFGLVLTHPLIRAYRRNLSLSFSFDGLDSRNAAFGALIATERTRALRAAAGFSELAERRTLSGGVTLSQGLGLFGADVAEVIGDAAFFKINGRAALDQALGRRAVLRLRGAGQWTNDPLPAAERFGVGGAEYGRAFETAVLGADRGLAGLAELAWRPLRVPRLAGSELYGFADLAAVRLLERPGFAGQDFDLASAGGGVRFAWADRALLELEYARVVDRPFEAYAGDWRISVAWRLSLRP comes from the coding sequence ATGTGCCGAATCTCGCTTGGCGCGCTCGCGCTCGCCGGCTTCGCGGGCGCCGCCGGCGCCCAGACCAGCACGCCGATCGACCGCGAACGGGTGGATCGCGCCCAGCCGGTTGCGCCGGCGGTGGCGGAAGAGCCCGCCCAGGCGCCGGCCGCCGCGATCCGGATCGCGACCGGGGAGGCGGCGGACGCGGCGCCGATCCGCTCGGTCCGGTTCGAGGGCAGCGACGTGCCCGCCATCGTCGCCGGCGCCGCACGCACGTTCATCGGCCGTCCGGCTTCGCGTGCCACGCTCCAGGGGCTCGCCGACGCGATGTCGCGCGCCTATGGGCGCTCGCCTGTCGCGCTCTTCACCATCGCGATTCCGGAACAGGACCTGGCTTCGGGTGACATCCTCGTGATGGTGGCGGAAGGCCATGTCGAGGCGGTGGTGCTGACCGGCGAGGTCGAAGGGCGCGCGCTGGAGCTGGTCACCGCTTATGCCGATCGACTGACTCGCGAGCGGCCGACCAGCCGCCGCGTGCTCGAACGCCATCTCTCGCTGATCCGCGACATTCCGGGGCTTACGACCCGGGCGCGGCTGGAGATGGGCGACACGCCGGGCGGCGTGCGGCTGATCCTGGCGCTCGATTATCGCCGGCCGACCCTGTCGTTCAGCTTCGACAATCGCACGACCCGGCTGGTGCGCGACGGCCAGGTCCAGGCTTCGGCGCGCGGCTACGGCCTGCTCCGCGAGGGCGACGAGACGCAGGTCAATGCCGCCGCCTCGGTCGATTTCGACGATTATGTCTATCTGGGCGCCAGCCACTCCACTCCGGTCGGGCGGGAAGGGACGCGGCTCGCCGGCTCGGTCGGCTATCTGGTAACGCGCCCGGCCGCTACCGGCCGCACCGGCGAAGCGGTCTCCTTCGGTCTCGTCCTCACCCATCCGCTGATCCGCGCCTATCGGCGCAATCTGTCGCTCAGCTTCTCCTTCGATGGGCTGGACAGCCGGAACGCCGCCTTCGGCGCGCTGATCGCGACCGAACGGACCCGGGCGCTGCGCGCGGCCGCCGGCTTTTCCGAGCTGGCGGAGCGTCGTACACTGAGCGGCGGCGTCACTCTCAGCCAGGGCCTCGGCCTGTTCGGCGCGGACGTGGCCGAGGTGATCGGCGATGCGGCCTTCTTCAAGATCAACGGCCGCGCCGCCCTTGATCAGGCGCTGGGGCGGCGGGCGGTCCTGCGCTTGCGCGGTGCCGGCCAGTGGACGAACGATCCGCTGCCTGCGGCCGAGCGGTTCGGCGTCGGTGGCGCCGAATATGGCCGCGCTTTCGAAACCGCCGTGCTCGGCGCCGATCGCGGTCTCGCCGGTCTCGCCGAGCTGGCCTGGCGACCGCTGCGCGTGCCCCGCCTCGCGGGCAGCGAGCTTTACGGCTTCGCCGATCTGGCCGCCGTCCGGCTGCTCGAACGGCCCGGCTTCGCCGGTCAGGACTTCGATCTCGCCTCGGCCGGCGGCGGGGTCCGCTTCGCCTGGGCCGACCGGGCGCTGCTGGAGCTCGAATATGCCCGCGTGGTCGATCGGCCGTTCGAAGCCTATGCCGGGGACTGGCGGATCTCGGTCGCCTGGCGGCTCTCGCTCCGCCCCTGA
- a CDS encoding homocysteine S-methyltransferase family protein: MSARERLKAAAAGRILLTDGAFGTEIQNRKLGEADYRGKLVLARDQKGNNDILALTRPDIVEEITRAYLAAGSDIVSTNTFSANAISQADYAAEHLVADINIASARIARAAADDFEAQDGRPRFVAGAIGPTNKTLSLSPDVNDPGFREIDFDGLKAVYRQQADALIAGGADFILIETIFDTLNAKAGIMAAREAGAALGRDVPLMISMTLTDLSGRNLSGHTVEAFWHAVRHADAVTIGLNCSFGAQQLRPHVQALSGIADTLIMAYPNAGLPNELGEYDELPEQTAALLREWAEAGWVNIIGGCCGSTPAHIAAMAQAVAGFAPRKLPVPPVVTRLAGLEPMTLAA, from the coding sequence ATGAGCGCGCGGGAACGGCTGAAGGCCGCCGCCGCCGGGCGCATCCTGCTCACCGACGGCGCGTTCGGCACCGAAATCCAGAACCGCAAGCTCGGCGAGGCCGACTATCGCGGCAAGCTCGTTCTGGCGCGCGACCAGAAGGGCAATAACGATATCCTGGCGCTGACCCGCCCCGACATCGTCGAGGAGATCACCCGCGCCTATCTGGCCGCCGGCTCCGACATCGTCTCGACCAACACGTTCAGCGCCAACGCGATCAGCCAGGCCGATTATGCCGCCGAGCATCTGGTCGCGGACATCAACATCGCCTCCGCCCGGATCGCCCGCGCCGCCGCCGATGATTTCGAGGCGCAGGACGGCCGCCCCCGCTTCGTCGCCGGCGCGATCGGCCCGACCAACAAGACACTGTCGCTTTCGCCCGACGTCAACGATCCGGGCTTCCGCGAGATCGATTTCGACGGATTGAAGGCCGTCTACCGCCAGCAGGCCGATGCGCTGATCGCGGGCGGGGCGGACTTCATCCTGATCGAGACGATCTTCGACACGCTCAATGCCAAGGCCGGCATCATGGCGGCGCGCGAGGCGGGCGCGGCGCTCGGCCGCGACGTGCCGCTGATGATCTCGATGACGCTCACCGACCTCAGCGGGCGTAACCTCTCCGGCCACACGGTCGAGGCCTTCTGGCACGCGGTGCGCCATGCCGACGCGGTGACGATCGGCCTCAACTGCTCGTTCGGCGCGCAGCAATTGCGGCCGCACGTCCAGGCGCTGTCCGGCATCGCCGACACGCTGATCATGGCCTATCCCAATGCCGGCCTGCCCAACGAGCTGGGCGAATATGACGAGCTGCCGGAGCAGACGGCGGCGTTGCTCAGGGAATGGGCGGAGGCCGGCTGGGTCAACATTATCGGCGGCTGCTGCGGCTCGACGCCGGCGCACATCGCCGCGATGGCGCAGGCGGTGGCGGGCTTCGCGCCGCGCAAGCTGCCCGTGCCGCCCGTGGTGACCCGGCTTGCCGGCCTCGAGCCGATGACGCTCGCTGCCTGA
- the metF gene encoding methylenetetrahydrofolate reductase yields the protein MSPAAPALERIGRPLFADAAGDIAVSFEFFPPKTEKMEATLWDSIQTLAPLGPRFVSVTYGAGGSTRERTHATVARIVRETALTPAAHLTCVDATREEIDEVARAYWEAGVRHIVALRGDPPEPGAAFVSPADGYANAAELVAGLKRIAPFDISIAAYPECHPDSPTRAADLDNLKRKIDAGADRAITQFFFSPECFLRFRDEAAAAGIDAEIVPGILPVSNVAQTRKFAGMCGAAIPLWMDRLFEGLDDLPDARKLVAATVAAELCAQLYAGGVRNFHFYTLNRAELTYAICHLLGLRPGPAREERAA from the coding sequence ATGAGCCCCGCCGCGCCCGCGCTGGAGCGGATCGGCCGGCCGCTCTTCGCCGACGCGGCCGGCGACATCGCGGTCAGCTTCGAATTCTTCCCGCCGAAGACCGAGAAGATGGAGGCGACGCTCTGGGACTCGATCCAGACGCTCGCCCCGCTTGGCCCGCGCTTCGTCTCCGTCACCTACGGCGCCGGCGGCTCGACGCGCGAGCGCACCCACGCCACCGTCGCGCGGATCGTGCGCGAGACGGCGCTGACCCCCGCCGCGCATCTCACCTGCGTGGATGCGACGCGCGAGGAGATCGACGAGGTGGCTCGTGCTTATTGGGAGGCCGGGGTGCGCCACATCGTCGCCCTGCGCGGCGATCCGCCGGAGCCCGGGGCGGCCTTCGTCTCGCCCGCCGACGGCTATGCCAATGCGGCCGAGCTGGTCGCGGGCCTGAAGCGGATCGCGCCGTTCGACATCTCGATCGCCGCCTATCCGGAATGCCATCCGGATTCGCCGACCCGCGCCGCCGATCTCGACAATCTGAAGCGCAAGATCGACGCCGGCGCCGACCGGGCGATCACGCAATTCTTCTTCTCGCCCGAATGCTTCCTGCGCTTCCGCGACGAGGCGGCGGCGGCGGGGATCGACGCGGAGATCGTGCCCGGCATCCTGCCCGTCTCCAACGTCGCCCAGACCCGCAAGTTCGCCGGCATGTGCGGCGCCGCGATCCCGCTTTGGATGGACCGGCTGTTCGAAGGGCTGGACGATCTGCCCGATGCCCGCAAGCTCGTCGCCGCCACCGTCGCGGCGGAATTGTGCGCGCAGCTTTACGCGGGCGGGGTGCGCAACTTCCATTTTTACACATTGAATCGCGCCGAACTGACCTACGCGATCTGCCATCTGCTCGGCCTCAGGCCCGGGCCGGCGCGCGAGGAGAGAGCGGCATGA
- the sppA gene encoding signal peptide peptidase SppA has protein sequence MSFAGKVWRLLVGIKDGLVLIVMLVFFGGLYAALSSSPYRDSARDGALVLDLAGAIVEQPSEVSPLDAIAGSMTREYRLAEIVHALDSAAGDNRIRAVALDLDLFTGGGQAAIGDIGDALDRVRRAGKRVVAYGNGYTYDSYQLAAHADEIWLDPMGAVWIAGPGGTGLYYARLMERLGITAHIYRAGAYKSAVEPYARNDMSPEARRANQAVADALWENWQEDVRQVRPDARVAEWVRDPMPFLRSAGNDFARAALAAGLVDHVGDRTAFGRRMAELAGRDASGQPGAYRAVRYDAFLADNPASRPGGRIGVLTVAGVITDGRSSPGNAGAETIVENLEQGIRGNRLSALVVRVDSPGGSATGSERIRRAIHAVRARGIPVVVSFGSVAASGGYWIATAGDTILAEPATITGSIGVFGVLPSFEETLRRIGVGTDGVRTTPLSGEPDILRGVSDEAGTMLQMGIDSLYARFVALVSQARDLPVARVHEIAQGRVWDGGTARQIGLVDSFGSLPEAIAEAARRAEIDPDTARPVFLEKAPGFLASVFAGMSQTRAPASARDIFAQAGTRPDAVMARVIADTETLLDGPVMQARCLECPASAPPPARRAQGGMLASLVAWLVRG, from the coding sequence ATGAGCTTCGCGGGCAAGGTCTGGCGACTGTTGGTCGGGATCAAGGACGGGCTCGTCCTGATCGTCATGCTGGTCTTCTTCGGCGGCCTTTACGCGGCGCTGTCATCCAGCCCCTACCGGGACAGCGCACGCGACGGCGCACTGGTGCTCGACCTCGCCGGCGCGATTGTCGAGCAGCCCTCCGAAGTCAGCCCGCTCGACGCCATCGCCGGATCGATGACGCGCGAATATCGGCTGGCCGAGATCGTCCACGCGCTCGACAGCGCCGCGGGCGACAACCGCATCCGGGCCGTCGCGCTCGATCTCGACCTTTTCACCGGCGGCGGGCAGGCGGCGATCGGCGACATCGGCGACGCGCTCGACCGGGTGCGGCGCGCCGGCAAGCGGGTGGTCGCCTACGGCAATGGCTACACCTATGACAGCTACCAGCTCGCTGCCCATGCCGACGAGATCTGGCTCGATCCGATGGGGGCGGTGTGGATCGCCGGGCCGGGCGGGACCGGGCTCTATTATGCGCGGCTGATGGAGCGGCTCGGCATCACCGCCCACATCTATCGGGCCGGCGCCTACAAATCCGCGGTCGAGCCCTATGCGCGCAACGACATGTCGCCCGAGGCGCGGCGCGCCAATCAGGCGGTCGCGGACGCGCTGTGGGAAAATTGGCAGGAGGATGTCCGCCAGGTCAGGCCCGACGCGCGGGTCGCCGAATGGGTCCGCGATCCGATGCCGTTCCTGCGCAGCGCCGGCAACGATTTCGCCCGGGCGGCGCTCGCCGCCGGGCTGGTCGATCATGTCGGCGACCGCACCGCCTTCGGCCGACGCATGGCCGAGCTGGCCGGCCGCGACGCTTCCGGCCAGCCCGGCGCCTATCGCGCGGTCCGCTACGACGCCTTCCTCGCCGACAATCCGGCGAGCCGGCCGGGCGGACGGATCGGCGTGCTCACCGTCGCCGGAGTCATCACGGACGGGCGCTCCTCTCCCGGCAATGCGGGCGCCGAGACGATCGTCGAGAATCTGGAGCAGGGCATACGGGGGAACCGGCTCTCCGCGCTGGTGGTTCGGGTCGATTCGCCGGGCGGATCGGCGACGGGCTCCGAACGGATCCGCCGCGCCATCCATGCCGTGCGGGCCCGCGGTATTCCGGTCGTCGTCTCGTTCGGATCGGTGGCCGCGAGCGGCGGCTACTGGATCGCCACCGCCGGCGACACCATCCTGGCCGAGCCCGCCACGATCACCGGCTCGATCGGCGTGTTCGGCGTTCTGCCCAGCTTCGAGGAAACCCTGCGCCGGATCGGAGTCGGCACGGACGGCGTGCGGACCACGCCGCTGTCTGGCGAACCCGACATCCTGCGCGGGGTCTCGGACGAAGCCGGCACGATGCTGCAGATGGGCATCGACAGCCTCTACGCCCGTTTCGTCGCGCTTGTCTCGCAAGCCCGCGACCTGCCCGTCGCGCGGGTCCACGAAATCGCGCAGGGCCGTGTCTGGGACGGCGGCACCGCCCGGCAGATCGGGCTGGTCGACAGCTTCGGATCGCTGCCCGAGGCAATCGCCGAGGCGGCGCGGCGGGCGGAAATCGACCCGGACACCGCCCGCCCCGTCTTCCTCGAAAAGGCGCCCGGATTCCTGGCGAGCGTTTTCGCCGGCATGTCCCAGACCCGGGCGCCGGCGAGCGCGCGCGACATCTTCGCTCAGGCCGGCACGCGCCCGGATGCGGTGATGGCGCGCGTGATCGCCGATACCGAGACCTTGCTCGACGGCCCCGTCATGCAGGCCCGCTGCCTGGAATGTCCGGCGAGCGCGCCGCCGCCCGCTCGCCGCGCGCAAGGCGGGATGCTGGCCAGCCTAGTCGCCTGGCTTGTGCGGGGCTGA
- a CDS encoding trimeric intracellular cation channel family protein, translated as MPPTFPDALGPTLDLLNLAGIAVFAVSGALLAAEKRQTLVTFAFFAVVTGVGGGTVRDVLIGAPVFWVHHNVTLLICLVGALAVWALPRRLWHDKALLWFDAIGLAAFAAFGAAKAMAFGIAPLPAFAMGVLTGCLGGIIRDVLAGEPSILMRPELYVTAAALSAAAMVGLSLAGLPGGVAGPVAALLGFGLRGAAIWRGWSLPGYPELSAPHKPGD; from the coding sequence ATGCCGCCCACCTTCCCAGACGCGCTCGGGCCGACGCTCGATCTCCTGAACCTCGCCGGGATTGCCGTGTTCGCGGTGTCGGGTGCGCTGCTCGCCGCGGAGAAGCGCCAGACGCTCGTCACCTTCGCCTTCTTCGCGGTCGTCACCGGCGTCGGCGGCGGCACGGTGCGCGACGTGCTGATCGGCGCGCCGGTCTTCTGGGTGCATCACAATGTGACCTTGCTGATCTGCCTGGTCGGTGCGCTCGCCGTCTGGGCGCTGCCGCGCCGGCTGTGGCACGACAAGGCCCTGCTCTGGTTCGACGCGATCGGCCTCGCCGCCTTCGCCGCTTTCGGCGCGGCCAAGGCGATGGCGTTCGGCATCGCGCCCTTGCCCGCCTTCGCGATGGGCGTGCTCACCGGTTGCCTGGGCGGCATCATTCGCGACGTGCTGGCGGGCGAGCCGTCGATCCTGATGCGCCCGGAGCTTTACGTCACTGCCGCCGCGCTCTCCGCCGCCGCGATGGTCGGGCTGAGCCTCGCCGGCCTGCCCGGCGGCGTGGCCGGGCCGGTCGCCGCCCTGCTCGGCTTCGGCCTGCGCGGCGCGGCGATCTGGCGCGGCTGGTCGCTGCCCGGCTATCCCGAGCTGTCAGCCCCGCACAAGCCAGGCGACTAG
- a CDS encoding metalloregulator ArsR/SmtB family transcription factor, with the protein MADAPKIFASLADPTRLRILALLRAMELSVGEIAQVLGQSQPRVSRHVKILIDAGLAERRKEGSWVFVSLGARERVEPLFHLIDCWTGLDGENAWTVADAARLKAVRADRATAAERYFAGHAEQWDALRSLHVAESEVEAAIGRALGGAPLGRLVDIGTGTGRMIELFGPASDGALGIDRSPEMLRLARVKLAEAGLDSAELRQGDMYALPLPSGSADTVIIHQVLHYAQNPTAAVAEAARLLAPGGRLLIADFAAHEREELRARAAHLRLGFADEAMLRYLADAGLEGEVVEHLEGGELTVTIWLARRTDARLKVVA; encoded by the coding sequence ATGGCCGACGCGCCCAAGATCTTCGCTTCACTCGCCGATCCGACCCGGCTGCGTATCCTTGCCCTGCTGCGGGCGATGGAGCTCTCCGTCGGTGAGATCGCGCAGGTGCTGGGGCAGAGCCAGCCGCGGGTCTCGCGCCATGTAAAGATTTTGATCGATGCCGGCCTCGCCGAACGGCGCAAGGAGGGCAGCTGGGTGTTCGTCAGCCTCGGTGCGCGCGAACGGGTCGAGCCTCTGTTCCACCTCATCGACTGCTGGACCGGGCTGGACGGCGAAAATGCCTGGACGGTGGCCGACGCCGCCCGGCTGAAGGCGGTGCGCGCCGATCGCGCGACGGCGGCGGAGCGCTATTTCGCCGGCCATGCCGAGCAATGGGACGCGCTGCGCTCGCTCCATGTCGCCGAAAGCGAGGTCGAGGCGGCGATCGGCCGGGCGCTGGGCGGCGCGCCGCTCGGCCGGCTGGTCGATATCGGCACCGGCACGGGACGGATGATCGAATTGTTCGGCCCGGCCTCCGACGGCGCGCTCGGTATCGATCGCTCGCCCGAAATGCTGCGCCTCGCCCGGGTCAAGCTGGCGGAGGCGGGTCTCGATTCGGCCGAACTTCGGCAGGGCGATATGTATGCCCTGCCGCTGCCGTCGGGATCGGCGGACACCGTCATCATCCACCAGGTGCTCCATTATGCGCAGAACCCGACCGCCGCGGTGGCCGAGGCGGCGCGGCTGCTCGCACCCGGCGGGCGGCTGCTGATCGCCGATTTCGCTGCGCATGAGCGCGAGGAGCTGCGCGCCCGTGCCGCTCATCTTCGCCTGGGTTTCGCCGACGAGGCGATGCTGCGCTACCTCGCCGATGCGGGCCTCGAAGGCGAAGTAGTCGAGCATCTAGAGGGTGGCGAGCTCACCGTCACGATCTGGCTCGCCCGGCGCACCGACGCGCGGCTGAAGGTGGTGGCATGA
- a CDS encoding entericidin EcnAB translates to MKESIVKKIAFALVAVSALGLAACGGTETANTTTDAENVIDQANSDLANAQDAAANLLDQAADATANVADAAGNAVDAAAETVDAAATNAQ, encoded by the coding sequence ATGAAGGAAAGCATCGTGAAGAAGATCGCCTTTGCTCTCGTCGCCGTTTCCGCGCTCGGCCTGGCCGCCTGCGGCGGCACCGAAACCGCCAACACGACCACCGACGCCGAGAACGTGATCGACCAGGCCAACAGCGACCTCGCCAACGCGCAGGACGCCGCCGCCAACCTGCTCGACCAGGCCGCCGACGCGACCGCCAACGTCGCCGACGCCGCCGGCAACGCGGTCGATGCCGCTGCCGAGACCGTCGACGCCGCTGCCACCAACGCGCAGTAA
- the groL gene encoding chaperonin GroEL (60 kDa chaperone family; promotes refolding of misfolded polypeptides especially under stressful conditions; forms two stacked rings of heptamers to form a barrel-shaped 14mer; ends can be capped by GroES; misfolded proteins enter the barrel where they are refolded when GroES binds): MAAKDVRFSRDARERILRGVDTLADAVKVTLGPKGRNVVIDKSFGAPRITKDGVTVAKEIELKDKFENMGAQMLREVASKTNDLAGDGTTTATVLAQSIVREGMKSVAAGMNPMDLKRGIDLAVTKVVENLQSRSKPVAGSSEIAQVGIISANGDTVVGEKIAEAMEKVGKEGVITVEEAKGLEFELDVVEGMQFDRGYLSPYFITNPEKMTVELSDPYILIHEKKLSNLQAMLPILEAVVQSGRPLLIIAEDIEGEALATLVVNKLRGGLKVAAVKAPGFGDRRKAMLQDIAILTGGEMISEDLGIKLESVTVNMLGTAKRVSIDKDNTTIVDGAGEADQIKGRIESIRQQIEITTSDYDKEKLQERLAKLAGGVAVIKVGGASEVEVKERKDRVDDALHATRAAVEEGIVPGGGTALLYATRALDGLKGANDDQTRGIDIIRKALQSPLRQIAENAGSDGAVVAGKLIDGNDENLGFNAQTDTYENLVAAGVIDPTKVVRTALQDAASVAGLLITTEAAVSELPEDKPAMPAMPGGGMGGMDF, from the coding sequence ATGGCAGCCAAAGACGTACGCTTTTCGCGTGACGCCCGGGAGCGCATCCTGCGCGGCGTCGACACCCTCGCCGACGCGGTGAAGGTCACCCTGGGCCCCAAGGGCCGTAATGTCGTCATCGACAAGAGCTTCGGCGCGCCGCGCATCACCAAGGACGGCGTCACCGTCGCCAAGGAAATCGAGCTCAAGGACAAGTTCGAGAATATGGGCGCGCAGATGCTGCGCGAGGTCGCGTCGAAGACCAACGACCTGGCCGGCGACGGCACCACCACCGCCACCGTGCTCGCCCAGTCGATCGTCCGTGAGGGCATGAAGTCGGTCGCGGCCGGCATGAACCCGATGGACCTGAAGCGCGGCATCGATCTCGCCGTCACCAAGGTCGTCGAAAATCTCCAGTCCCGCTCCAAGCCGGTCGCCGGCTCGAGCGAGATCGCCCAGGTCGGCATCATCTCCGCCAATGGCGACACCGTCGTCGGCGAGAAGATCGCCGAGGCGATGGAGAAGGTCGGCAAGGAAGGCGTGATCACCGTCGAGGAGGCCAAGGGCCTCGAGTTCGAGCTGGACGTCGTCGAGGGCATGCAGTTCGACCGCGGCTATCTCTCGCCCTACTTCATCACCAATCCGGAGAAGATGACGGTCGAGCTTTCCGATCCGTACATCCTGATCCACGAGAAGAAGCTCAGCAACCTGCAGGCGATGCTTCCGATCCTGGAAGCGGTCGTCCAGTCGGGCCGTCCGCTGCTCATCATCGCCGAGGACATCGAGGGCGAGGCGCTGGCCACGCTCGTGGTGAACAAGCTGCGCGGCGGCCTCAAGGTCGCGGCCGTCAAGGCGCCGGGCTTCGGCGACCGCCGCAAGGCGATGCTGCAGGACATCGCGATCCTGACCGGCGGCGAGATGATCTCGGAGGATCTCGGCATCAAGCTCGAGAGCGTGACCGTGAACATGCTCGGCACCGCCAAGCGCGTCTCCATCGACAAGGACAACACCACCATCGTCGATGGCGCGGGCGAGGCCGATCAGATCAAGGGCCGGATCGAATCGATCCGCCAGCAGATCGAGATCACCACGTCCGATTACGACAAGGAGAAGCTCCAGGAGCGCCTGGCGAAGCTGGCCGGCGGCGTCGCCGTCATCAAGGTCGGCGGCGCGAGCGAGGTCGAGGTGAAGGAGCGCAAGGACCGCGTTGACGACGCCCTCCACGCCACCCGCGCGGCGGTCGAGGAAGGCATCGTCCCCGGCGGCGGCACCGCTCTGCTCTACGCCACCAGGGCGCTCGACGGCCTGAAGGGTGCGAACGACGATCAGACCCGCGGCATCGACATCATCCGCAAGGCGCTGCAGTCGCCGCTGCGGCAGATCGCCGAGAATGCGGGCAGCGACGGCGCGGTCGTCGCCGGCAAGCTGATCGATGGCAATGACGAGAATCTGGGGTTCAACGCCCAGACCGACACCTACGAGAATCTCGTCGCCGCCGGTGTGATCGATCCGACCAAGGTCGTCCGCACCGCGCTCCAGGACGCGGCCTCGGTCGCCGGTCTGCTCATCACGACGGAAGCCGCCGTGTCCGAGCTGCCGGAAGACAAGCCCGCCATGCCGGCGATGCCGGGCGGCGGCATGGGCGGCATGGACTTCTGA
- the groES gene encoding co-chaperone GroES, which produces MAFRPLHDRVLVRRVEAEEKTAGGIIIPDTAKEKPQEGEVVAVGAGVKAEDGKITPLDVKAGDKILFGKWSGTEVKIDGEDLIIMKESDILGIVG; this is translated from the coding sequence ATGGCTTTTCGTCCGTTGCACGATCGCGTGCTGGTCCGCCGCGTGGAGGCCGAGGAGAAGACGGCCGGCGGCATCATCATCCCCGACACCGCCAAGGAAAAGCCCCAGGAGGGCGAGGTGGTCGCGGTCGGCGCCGGCGTCAAGGCCGAGGACGGCAAGATCACGCCGCTCGACGTCAAGGCCGGCGACAAGATCCTGTTCGGCAAATGGTCGGGCACCGAGGTCAAGATCGACGGCGAAGACCTCATCATCATGAAGGAAAGCGACATCCTCGGGATCGTCGGCTGA